In Dysgonomonadaceae bacterium zrk40, one genomic interval encodes:
- a CDS encoding glycogen/starch synthase, translated as MSQKKILYITQEIYPYLDETPISNTSRFLPQAIQEKGKEIRAFMPKYGPINERRNQLHEVIRLSGMNLIIDDSDHSLIIKVASIQAARMQVYFIDNEDYFQTKELLTDKEGAEYEDNDERSIFFIRGVMETIKKLRWVPDVIHCHGWFSALAPLYIKKGYADDPCFRNSKVICSLYDESFSRPFQPDFAGKLRYDGIGDKEVEAVKALGTIDYTKLMKLAIDFSDGIIMGSDKVDPELIRYATDKGIQQLPFQSDFEQYSDEINRFYDQIDA; from the coding sequence ATGTCCCAGAAAAAAATATTGTACATTACGCAGGAAATATACCCTTATCTCGACGAAACTCCCATCTCGAACACTTCACGCTTCTTACCACAAGCCATCCAGGAAAAAGGAAAAGAAATCAGAGCCTTTATGCCCAAGTACGGACCGATTAACGAACGCCGCAACCAATTGCACGAAGTGATCCGTCTCTCAGGGATGAACCTGATCATCGACGACTCCGACCATTCGCTGATCATCAAGGTGGCCTCGATTCAAGCGGCTCGAATGCAGGTCTACTTCATCGACAATGAAGACTATTTCCAAACCAAGGAACTACTGACCGACAAAGAAGGAGCAGAATATGAAGACAATGATGAAAGAAGTATTTTCTTCATTCGCGGTGTAATGGAAACCATCAAGAAGCTACGATGGGTGCCTGACGTAATTCACTGCCATGGTTGGTTTTCAGCGTTGGCCCCACTCTACATCAAAAAGGGTTATGCAGACGATCCCTGTTTTAGAAACAGCAAAGTGATTTGCTCACTCTATGACGAGTCGTTTTCCAGACCCTTCCAACCCGACTTTGCCGGCAAGCTGCGATATGACGGCATTGGAGACAAAGAGGTTGAAGCTGTAAAAGCGCTTGGCACGATTGATTACACCAAGCTGATGAAGCTGGCCATTGACTTTTCAGATGGCATCATCATGGGAAGCGATAAGGTTGACCCGGAACTAATCCGCTATGCAACCGACAAAGGCATTCAGCAACTCCCTTTCCAGAGCGACTTCGAACAGTACTCTGATGAGATCAATCGCTTTTACGATCAAATTGATGCATGA
- a CDS encoding pantoate--beta-alanine ligase: protein MKVIHTVSGLNLALQSIRCKGDSIGFVPTMGALHEGHATLIRQSIAENECTVVSLFVNPTQFNNSDDLLLYPRTPEADEQLLQELGVDFLFAPSAEEVYPEPDRRVFDFGVLDKVMEGRYRPGHFNGVAQVVSRLFSFVQPDKVYFGEKDFQQLAIVREMTAMLHIPVEIVGVPIVREQSGLAMSSRNQRLSLPEREQASRIYHVLRDSLQKKRDCAPQEIASWVVQEINKVPGLRVEYYEIVDGYSLQPLASWGESDWPVGCIAVYCGEVRLIDNISYR from the coding sequence ATGAAAGTTATTCATACTGTTTCCGGTCTCAACCTGGCACTGCAATCTATTCGCTGCAAGGGCGATTCTATAGGGTTTGTACCTACAATGGGGGCGTTACATGAAGGTCATGCAACACTAATCCGGCAAAGCATTGCAGAGAATGAATGTACGGTGGTAAGCCTTTTTGTGAACCCCACGCAGTTCAACAACAGTGATGATCTGCTGCTCTATCCCCGTACTCCGGAGGCAGATGAACAATTGTTGCAGGAGTTGGGGGTAGACTTTCTGTTTGCTCCTTCTGCAGAGGAGGTTTATCCGGAGCCGGACAGAAGGGTATTCGATTTTGGAGTGCTTGACAAAGTGATGGAAGGTCGCTATCGTCCCGGTCATTTCAATGGTGTAGCCCAGGTGGTAAGTCGCTTGTTCAGCTTCGTGCAGCCTGATAAAGTCTATTTCGGAGAGAAAGATTTCCAACAACTGGCCATCGTGCGTGAGATGACCGCAATGCTACATATCCCGGTGGAGATCGTGGGTGTGCCCATCGTGCGGGAGCAGTCGGGATTGGCCATGAGCAGCCGCAATCAACGTTTGTCGCTTCCGGAGCGGGAGCAGGCCTCTCGTATTTACCATGTTTTGCGTGACAGCCTACAAAAGAAGAGAGACTGTGCCCCACAGGAAATTGCATCGTGGGTTGTTCAGGAGATAAACAAAGTGCCCGGTTTACGTGTTGAATATTACGAAATTGTAGACGGATATTCACTCCAACCTCTTGCCTCCTGGGGTGAGAGTGATTGGCCGGTGGGTTGCATCGCCGTTTATTGTGGTGAAGTGCGTTTAATCGACAACATCAGTTACAGATAA
- a CDS encoding aspartate 1-decarboxylase: MWVETLKSKIHKATVTDANLNYEGSITIDENLIDAAGMFVHEKVAVVNNNNGERFETYIIRGERGSGTICLNGAAARKVQVGDVIIIMSYALLPLEEAKSFVPTVINLEPGSNNIRR, translated from the coding sequence ATGTGGGTAGAGACATTAAAATCAAAGATACACAAGGCAACAGTCACCGATGCCAATCTCAATTACGAGGGTAGCATCACCATCGACGAGAATCTGATCGATGCCGCGGGAATGTTTGTGCACGAGAAAGTTGCGGTAGTGAACAACAACAATGGTGAGCGATTCGAGACCTATATTATTCGCGGGGAACGCGGATCAGGGACCATTTGTCTCAATGGCGCAGCAGCCCGTAAGGTACAGGTAGGGGATGTGATCATCATCATGAGTTATGCTCTCCTTCCGCTGGAAGAGGCAAAGTCATTTGTTCCCACTGTGATCAACCTCGAGCCTGGCTCCAACAACATCCGCAGGTAA
- a CDS encoding MATE family efflux transporter: MLAQNIIQVIDTAFLGRVGEVELGASALAGIIYIAIYTLAFGFSMGSQILIGRRNGEGNYHKIGEIVIQGILFLLIPALLLIPLLRYAAVHWLPAMFASQDVAGAVTDYMVWRVFGLLFAFTNVMFRAFYIGIARTKVLTINAVVMGLVNVVFDYGLIFGNLGMPEMGMAGAAIASVIAEMASTIFFILYTRKTANPHQYGFTTIRFQWPVIKKILDISIFMMVQYLLSVGTWMLFFLFIENYMGERSLAVTNIVRSFYTIFTIPSHALGSSTSTLVSNTIGAGRNSEVLQLVKRISLLSMGVMLLVILVISLFPRLMIHIYTDDPSLISDTVVPLYVLISSLPLYSVGTVLFSAVSGTGNTRTALGFEIFTLFFYLAYMWLVIIFLRLSVAVAWTTEHVYWIFLMTLSFYYLRSGKWKDRKI, translated from the coding sequence TTGCTGGCGCAGAACATCATTCAGGTGATTGATACCGCCTTCCTCGGCCGTGTGGGGGAGGTGGAGCTGGGTGCGTCTGCCCTGGCAGGGATCATTTACATTGCCATCTACACCCTGGCCTTTGGTTTCAGTATGGGGAGTCAAATCCTCATAGGGCGGCGCAACGGTGAGGGGAACTACCATAAGATCGGCGAGATTGTGATCCAGGGGATCCTCTTCCTGTTGATCCCGGCACTCTTGCTGATTCCCCTGCTTCGTTACGCTGCGGTTCACTGGCTGCCGGCAATGTTCGCATCGCAGGATGTGGCAGGCGCGGTTACAGACTACATGGTGTGGCGTGTCTTCGGCCTTCTCTTTGCTTTTACCAACGTGATGTTTCGTGCCTTCTATATCGGCATTGCACGTACGAAAGTACTGACCATCAATGCGGTGGTGATGGGGCTGGTCAATGTGGTGTTCGACTATGGGTTAATCTTCGGGAATCTGGGTATGCCGGAAATGGGCATGGCCGGAGCAGCTATTGCTTCAGTGATAGCAGAGATGGCATCCACAATCTTTTTCATCCTCTATACACGTAAGACAGCCAATCCACACCAATATGGCTTCACCACAATACGCTTTCAGTGGCCGGTGATCAAGAAGATACTGGATATCTCCATCTTCATGATGGTGCAATACCTCTTATCGGTGGGCACCTGGATGCTTTTCTTTCTCTTCATCGAGAACTATATGGGTGAGCGATCGCTCGCGGTAACCAATATCGTACGCAGTTTCTACACCATTTTCACCATTCCCTCTCATGCTTTGGGGTCCTCCACCAGCACGTTGGTGAGCAACACCATCGGTGCCGGGAGGAACAGTGAAGTGCTTCAGCTGGTTAAACGAATCTCACTCCTTAGCATGGGCGTGATGTTACTTGTCATCTTGGTGATCTCACTCTTCCCGCGGCTCATGATACACATCTATACTGACGATCCCTCGTTGATAAGCGATACGGTGGTTCCGCTCTACGTGCTGATCTCGTCACTGCCCCTCTACAGTGTGGGCACAGTGCTCTTCAGTGCCGTCTCCGGTACCGGCAACACCCGTACAGCTCTCGGTTTCGAGATCTTCACCCTGTTCTTCTACCTGGCCTACATGTGGCTGGTGATTATCTTCCTCCGTTTGTCAGTAGCTGTTGCCTGGACCACCGAGCATGTCTACTGGATCTTCCTGATGACCCTCTCTTTCTATTATCTCCGCAGCGGGAAATGGAAAGATCGCAAGATTTAA
- the ligA gene encoding NAD-dependent DNA ligase LigA produces the protein MDQIRQQIEALRQQLHEHNYNYYVLSQPEISDQEFDRLMAELTHLEAQYPEYADPNSPSVRVGSDTNKSFTQVAHRYPMLSLQNTYSEDEVKEFYNRVKKSLNEDFEIVCELKYDGTSISLIYEEGKLTRAVTRGDGQKGDDVTANVRTIRNVPLILRGTEIPPYLEMRGEILMPWSSFDELNRERAAQEEPLFANPRNAASGTLKLQDSRLVASRRLQSFVYYMLGESLPTESHYENMTLARGWGLNVSSAMQRCETLDEVFDFLRFWDHERRQLPVTTDGVVIKVDSLVQQRNLGYTSKFPRWAIAYKFNPEQAVTTLESVSWQVGRTGAVTPVANLEPVLLSGTTVKRASLYNEDAIHALDLHIGDKVYVEKGGEIIPKITGVDKDARFLLGDKVTFTRNCPACGSLLVRNEDEAVHYCPNSAGCPPQIKGRIEHFVTRKAMDITIGPETISLLYDKGMIHDAADLYLLRFDDLAVLERWGETSARNLLQSIEQSKTVPYERVLHALGIRYVGETVARKLAHAFPHIERLMAATEEELTAVEEIGDRIAQSVTAYFANPESLLFVERLRKVGLQFTLSAETLAGRTDKLSGLTIVISGTFALHSRDEYKAMILQHGGKNSGSVSKKTDYILAGENMGPAKLEKAAKLGVKVIDEQTFLQMIGS, from the coding sequence ATGGATCAGATCAGGCAACAAATAGAAGCGCTGCGTCAGCAGTTGCATGAACACAACTACAACTACTACGTCCTGTCACAACCGGAGATCTCAGATCAGGAGTTCGACCGGCTGATGGCCGAGTTGACTCACCTGGAAGCCCAATACCCGGAGTATGCCGACCCCAACTCACCCTCAGTCAGGGTGGGGAGTGATACCAACAAGAGTTTCACGCAGGTGGCGCATCGATATCCGATGTTGTCATTGCAAAACACCTATTCCGAAGATGAGGTGAAAGAGTTCTACAACCGGGTAAAGAAAAGCCTGAACGAAGATTTTGAAATCGTTTGTGAACTGAAATATGACGGCACCTCCATCTCTCTGATTTATGAGGAAGGGAAGCTTACTCGTGCCGTCACGCGGGGAGACGGACAAAAAGGGGATGATGTGACCGCCAACGTGCGTACCATCCGCAACGTACCACTTATTCTGAGAGGAACGGAGATCCCCCCCTACCTGGAGATGCGGGGTGAGATCCTGATGCCCTGGAGCTCATTCGATGAATTGAACCGTGAACGGGCCGCACAGGAAGAGCCTCTTTTTGCCAACCCCCGGAACGCAGCTTCCGGTACGCTGAAGCTGCAGGATTCACGTCTGGTCGCTTCGCGCCGATTGCAGTCGTTTGTCTATTACATGCTGGGAGAATCGCTTCCAACGGAAAGCCATTATGAGAATATGACTCTGGCACGTGGTTGGGGGCTCAACGTGTCGTCGGCCATGCAACGCTGTGAAACGCTAGATGAGGTGTTCGACTTCCTGCGTTTCTGGGACCATGAGCGGCGACAACTGCCGGTGACCACCGACGGTGTGGTGATCAAGGTCGATTCGCTGGTGCAACAGCGCAATCTGGGCTACACTTCCAAGTTTCCCCGCTGGGCCATTGCCTATAAGTTTAACCCGGAGCAGGCGGTAACCACCTTGGAGTCAGTTTCCTGGCAGGTGGGTCGTACAGGTGCGGTAACGCCAGTGGCTAACCTGGAGCCGGTATTGCTGTCCGGCACTACCGTTAAGCGTGCCTCACTCTATAACGAAGATGCGATCCATGCCCTCGACCTGCACATTGGAGACAAGGTTTATGTGGAAAAAGGGGGTGAAATTATTCCCAAAATCACAGGTGTGGACAAAGATGCACGCTTCCTGTTGGGGGACAAGGTGACTTTCACACGTAACTGCCCTGCGTGTGGCAGTTTGTTGGTCCGTAACGAGGATGAGGCGGTACATTATTGCCCCAACAGTGCCGGCTGCCCCCCGCAAATCAAGGGTCGCATCGAACATTTCGTGACCCGTAAGGCGATGGACATCACCATCGGACCGGAGACGATTTCACTGCTTTACGACAAAGGGATGATCCATGATGCTGCCGATCTTTACTTACTCCGTTTCGATGATCTGGCAGTTCTTGAACGGTGGGGTGAGACCAGTGCCCGAAATCTGTTACAAAGCATCGAACAGTCAAAAACGGTACCCTATGAGCGGGTACTCCACGCGCTTGGAATCCGTTATGTGGGTGAGACGGTGGCACGCAAGCTGGCACACGCTTTCCCGCACATTGAGCGTTTGATGGCGGCAACAGAGGAGGAGCTGACGGCTGTGGAGGAGATAGGTGATCGTATCGCACAAAGTGTAACAGCCTATTTTGCAAACCCGGAAAGCCTTTTGTTTGTTGAGCGACTCCGCAAGGTGGGGCTACAGTTTACGCTCAGCGCGGAGACGCTGGCCGGCAGAACAGATAAGCTAAGTGGATTGACCATTGTGATCAGTGGTACATTTGCGTTGCATTCGCGTGATGAATACAAGGCAATGATCCTGCAACACGGTGGTAAGAACAGCGGATCGGTATCCAAAAAAACCGATTATATCCTTGCCGGAGAGAACATGGGGCCGGCGAAGCTGGAGAAAGCAGCGAAGCTGGGGGTGAAAGTGATTGACGAGCAGACTTTCCTGCAGATGATTGGTTCGTGA